A stretch of DNA from Chloroflexota bacterium:
TGCTCCGCGCCACAACGGTCTTGTGGCGCCGCCGACCCCATGTTCTGTAAAATAGAACATACGTTCTACTATTGTGGAGGAGTGGCGTGGCGAACCGCGAGTGTGCGCTTGAGATCTTCACCGTTGCCTCGCTGCTCGAAGCGCGGGGCGCCAACCCCTACCGCGTGCGGGCCTACCGGCGTGCTGCCCTGCGTCTGCTCCGGATGCGGGAGGATGCCAGCGTCTACCTGAACGAGGACGGCGAGCTTGCCCTGCCAGGGCTCGGGGTGCGCCTGCGGCGCAAGCTGGGGGAGCTGGTACGGACGGGAAAGCTCGGCTTTCATGACGAACTGCTCGAGGGGGAGCCGCGCGCTGTCCGCACCTTGATGACGATCCCCGGCATCGGGCCGAAGACCGCCGACCGGCTGATTGGCGAGGCCAGGGTGCGCGGGTTGAAGTCGCTGGTGCGAGCGGCCCGCCGTGGACGCCTGCACCGGATGGCGGGCGTGGGCGAGACGCGCGAGCAGGCCTGGAGCGCCACCGCCGAGACGATGCTCAGCGCCATGGCCGCCGCACGGGAGGCTCGCCGGCGAGGCCGCGCTGATCGCCTCACCGGCCGCCACGTAGGCGCCGAGGCAGGCGGCCACCCAGGCAGCCAGGGGGAGCAGCTTCCGCTTCCACTCACCGTATCCGAGCGGGAGTCGGGCGGCGCTGCCGTCACCGCCCCTGAGGTCGCCGCGCCGACAGCTTCCCCGACGAGGGCCGCCTGATGGTTGCCGCCAGCGCTGCACGGGCCGCCCTCGCGGCCAAGCTGACCATCAGTGACGCTGACGGTGATGACGGCCTGTCGTCGGATGACCTTCTCGACATCCTCGAAGAGCTGCCGCCGGAGGACGCCGGGCCGGCCCTCGATCCGGAGCTGCTCGATCGGTATGGGCTTCCCGTTCCGCCGCGCCTCACGCTCCAGGCTCGCCCGTACCAGCGCGATGCGATCCGCCGCTGGCTCCAGGCGGACGGGCGCGGGGTGGTCGTGCTGCCCACCGGCGCCGGCAAGACGGTCGTCGCGTTTCACGCGCTGGC
This window harbors:
- a CDS encoding histidinol-phosphatase, yielding MANRECALEIFTVASLLEARGANPYRVRAYRRAALRLLRMREDASVYLNEDGELALPGLGVRLRRKLGELVRTGKLGFHDELLEGEPRAVRTLMTIPGIGPKTADRLIGEARVRGLKSLVRAARRGRLHRMAGVGETREQAWSATAETMLSAMAAAREARRRGRADRLTGRHVGAEAGGHPGSQGEQLPLPLTVSERESGGAAVTAPEVAAPTASPTRAA